The following are encoded together in the Solenopsis invicta isolate M01_SB chromosome 14, UNIL_Sinv_3.0, whole genome shotgun sequence genome:
- the LOC113005577 gene encoding putative nuclease HARBI1, translated as MQLLITLRFYATSSFQIVNGDLRGYSQATVSRIVVRVSKILASHLNEFINFSTEEKCRNNKNKFYEVANFPSVIGCIDCTHICIKNPGGNYREVFRNRKGWFSLNVQAVAEP; from the exons ATGCAGCTGTTAATAACATTACGTTTTTATGCAACGAGCAGTTTTCAG ATTGTTAATGGAGACTTGCGAGGATACAGCCAAGCAACAGTATCGAGAATTGTTGTACGAGTTTCCAAAATTTTAGCATCACACTTAaacgaatttattaatttttctacagaAGAAAAATGtcggaataataaaaataaattttatgaggtGGCCAACTTTCCATCTGTAATAGGGTGTATCGATTGCACCCATATATGCATTAAGAATCCTGGAGGGAATTATAGAGAGGTATTCCGGAATAGAAAAGGAtggttttctttaaatgtacaG GCTGTAGCTGAACCCTAA